The Eublepharis macularius isolate TG4126 chromosome 3, MPM_Emac_v1.0, whole genome shotgun sequence genome has a window encoding:
- the LOC129326408 gene encoding ubiquilin-1-like, with product MVESQKTPGAELGASAEPRVIRILVKAPWQKEEFLVHQDMFVREFKEHVGRHFASCPDRVVLVHAGRILKDHQSLGQHRIHLDNDATVHVVIRSHRDRRSWQASAVLTQPPSAQKPPPSSALARDGLRELTASLGLHTANFAEFQTQLMSNPDLMLQLLENPSIQSKLSSPDLMKELVTSNPQVQQVMQEAPEISRVLSSPEGMKLVVELAKNPAAVREIMKPPPRALGFPSGDYNSAPQDPSAEMQKGLPKKLLPGSMGGQPASHHSEKPSAKERLLSPIIRPLRMGAQNVTAGSKDQSQGESSVKEGAGQLVSAAVKHLLHQIIRHLMESIANRPSRSSPGQALSHAPELVAKVLRKNAAAPRNVRKEATGVPALLQQIQNTDVLWANSSPKEIQGLLQIQQRLQALATDEPAKRAERAEWPARRAHSNTSLCDMPPPASRLGQHSFSAQRILQALLGADLSAGPKSHSSLRGSSAQPSSKQKWTYKL from the coding sequence ATGGTTGAGAGCCAGAAGACCCCAGGAGCTGAGCTGGGGGCCAGCGCTGAGCCTCGAGTCATCCGCATCCTGGTGAAAGCGCCTTGGCAGAAGGAAGAATTCCTCGTCCACCAGGACATGTTCGTCAGGGAATTCAAGGAGCACGTGGGCAGGCATTTCGCCTCCTGCCCTGACCGAGTGGTGCTGGTGCATGCCGGAAGGATCTTAAAAGACCACCAGTCCCTAGGCCAGCATAGGATCCACCTGGATAACGATGCCACCGTCCACGTGGTCATCCGGTCCCACCGGGATCGCCGCTCCTGGCAAGCTTCTGCAGTTCTGACCCAGCCCCCCTCGGCTCAGAAGCCCCCTCCGAGTAGCGCTTTGGCCCGCGACGGCCTCCGGGAGCTGACTGCCAGCCTCGGCCTCCACACGGCCAATTTTGCTGAGTTCCAGACCCAGCTGATGTCCAATCCCGACCTGATGCTCCAGCTCCTGGAAAACCCTTCCATCCAGAGCAAGCTCTCGAGCCCGGACCTGATGAAGGAGCTGGTCACCAGCAACCCTCAAGTGCAGCAGGTGATGCAGGAAGCCCCGGAGATCAGCCGTGTCCTCAGCTCTCCGGAGGGCATGAAACTGGTGGTGGAGCTGGCAAAGAACCCCGCCGCTGTGCGGGAAATCATGAAACCTCCGCCCCGGGCCTTGGGTTTCCCTAGCGGCGATTACAACAGTGCCCCGCAGGACCCTTCCGCTGAAATGCAGAAAGGGCTTCCAAAGAAGCTGTTGCCAGGTTCCATGggcggccagccagccagccaccacaGTGAGAAGCCGAGTGCTAAAGAGCGACTGCTTTCTCCCATTATTCGGCCTCTGAGAATGGGAGCCCAGAACGTAACTGCTGGCAGCAAAGATCAGAGCCAGGGAGAAAGCAGCGTGAAGGAAGGAGCCGGGCAGCTCGTCTCTGCCGCCGTGAAGCACCTGCTCCATCAAATCATAAGGCACCTTATGGAGAGCATCGCCAACAGGCCCAGCAGGAGCAGCCCTGGGCAGGCACTCAGCCATGCCCCGGAGCTGGTGGCCAAGGTGCTCCGAAAGAACGCTGCAGCGCCCAGGAACGTCCGGAAGGAGGCCACGGGGGTCCCAGCGCTCCTGCAGCAGATTCAAAACACAGATGTTCTTTGGGCAAACTCGAGTCCGAAAGAGATCCAGGGACTGCTCCAAATTCAGCAGCGGCTCCAGGCACTTGCCACAGACGAACCGGCAAAGAGAGCGGAGAGAGCCGAGTGGCCTGCGCGGAGAGCGCATTCCAACACATCTCTCTGTGATATGCCCCCCCCTGCCTCGCGACTGGGGCAGCACAGCTTCTCCGCCCAGCGCATCTTGCAGGCTCTGCTGGGGGCTGATTTGTCTGCTGGGCCCAAATCCCACAGCAGCCTGCGGGGCTCTTCTGCCCAACCCTCTTCCAAGCAAAAGTGGACGTACAAACTGTGA